The following proteins come from a genomic window of Chitinivibrio alkaliphilus ACht1:
- a CDS encoding STAS domain-containing protein: protein MNIYHRIYKLHQKNISPQQIAATTNMPLKSVKSIIRKLSLDPTEKDPKKEKRAETEEELTPYLDSHITRQHTHVTIDFSGFFTKEFIPQLLKTIDQLTKRSGTPQIVLKVTDIYEADAETLTALKRIAKGLRKSGRNIILFSPSDRIEKQIEAAHVEDTITIIGTKAAFDKYIYTLSSKA, encoded by the coding sequence ATGAATATTTACCATCGAATTTATAAGCTGCACCAAAAAAACATCTCTCCACAGCAGATTGCAGCAACCACAAATATGCCGCTTAAATCGGTAAAATCAATTATCCGAAAACTCTCTCTTGACCCCACAGAGAAAGATCCGAAAAAGGAAAAACGTGCTGAAACAGAGGAGGAGCTCACCCCGTATCTGGACAGTCATATTACGCGACAGCACACCCATGTTACCATCGATTTTTCCGGGTTTTTTACCAAGGAATTTATTCCGCAGCTGCTCAAGACCATCGATCAACTGACGAAACGATCCGGTACACCTCAGATTGTGCTGAAAGTAACAGATATCTATGAAGCGGATGCGGAAACGCTAACAGCCCTAAAGCGTATCGCCAAAGGGCTTCGTAAAAGCGGGCGAAATATCATACTCTTTTCACCATCAGATCGTATTGAAAAGCAAATTGAAGCCGCTCACGTTGAAGATACAATCACCATTATCGGGACAAAAGCCGCCTTTGACAAATATATCTATACCCTTTCGTCAAAGGCGTAA